One Sphaerisporangium krabiense DNA segment encodes these proteins:
- a CDS encoding ATP-binding protein: protein MSSVPSPALVGRASELRTVIDVITRPPAVVLVEGEAGIGKTRLVRAALGHVPPGDRAVLLGYCHQIREPFPYGPVFEALRDIAGRLPAAGALNPVIGALGDYLPELAGALPPAPPPLNDPRAERHRVFRAIRALLAAVAPAVLVIEDLHWADEGTRDLLRFLIDQPPAGLSLVVTYRREEQSGSSLGRAYRHHPDTTSVVVPLVPLDVTDVGSLAGALLNRSDLSTGFVTRLHERTAGIPFVVEEVVRSLADAEEPEALDRVGVPLLLREAMAERMAGLTSAAVRTVQVAAVLRVPAGEQLITAAGGDSSGLGEALRAGVLHEDPGGRYGFRHALAQQAVYDAIPGPERRSAHERVMAALAAMDSPPLVQLAFHARQAGDIEAWLRHGTAAAHRAAALGDNAMAIEIIEDMLDDPDLPPAERAPLALKLSRFARTGLSHQRVVRMLRHVLRDDFLSPEARAEARLDLGLVLSNQAGDTAGGRPEIMTAVEELTDQPSLAARGLACLALPGWGTESLPQHEQWMARAEALVADGDNPELSTAVLVNRASFQAAIGAKDAFAVAETLPVGDNRLAVRREITRGYANLYDSLITLGLFTEAERAAREGRRLAVETGAEYCAYLIDVSSIRMEWLTGRWEGLRERAIAMSDVVAGTPQIAVDVWLVLGMLALATGEWDEAARHFQGAGLDAPDNGYVPIVETAAAGMLELHLARGALDDAVAEVERAIFRLRRKAVWVWGAHLIAPAVTALGFAGRLEEAADLVEEYAAGIAGRMAPNAHAALDAARGALASAGGCHDEAAAHYARAREAYAEMPQPYAAAHAGEGEARSRLARGDTGAGAAFADIAERYGELGATHDAARCRRVLRDIGVEVQLPRGRRAKTSALSQRETEVARLVALGRTNKEIADVLFLSTRTVESHVATVLRKLGVRSRTEVAPPS from the coding sequence ATGAGCAGCGTGCCTTCGCCCGCACTGGTCGGACGTGCCTCCGAACTACGCACAGTGATCGATGTGATAACCCGCCCTCCGGCAGTCGTCCTTGTGGAGGGCGAGGCGGGCATCGGGAAGACCCGTCTCGTGCGCGCCGCGCTCGGCCACGTGCCGCCCGGCGACCGAGCGGTTCTGCTCGGATATTGCCACCAGATACGTGAGCCGTTCCCGTACGGGCCGGTTTTCGAGGCGCTGCGCGACATCGCGGGCCGGCTCCCCGCGGCCGGCGCGCTGAACCCCGTGATCGGCGCGCTGGGCGACTACTTACCCGAGCTGGCGGGAGCGCTTCCCCCGGCGCCCCCGCCGCTCAACGACCCGCGGGCCGAGCGGCACCGGGTCTTCCGGGCGATCCGGGCCCTGCTGGCCGCCGTCGCGCCCGCCGTGCTCGTCATCGAGGACCTGCACTGGGCCGACGAAGGCACGCGTGACCTGCTGCGATTCCTGATCGACCAGCCGCCCGCCGGGTTGTCCCTCGTCGTGACCTACCGCAGGGAGGAGCAGAGCGGGTCCTCGCTCGGCCGCGCCTACCGGCACCATCCGGACACCACCAGCGTGGTCGTCCCCCTGGTGCCGCTCGACGTCACCGACGTGGGCAGCCTCGCCGGGGCACTGCTGAACCGGTCGGACCTGTCCACGGGGTTCGTCACCCGGCTGCACGAACGCACGGCGGGCATCCCTTTCGTGGTCGAGGAAGTGGTACGTTCCCTCGCCGACGCCGAGGAGCCCGAGGCGCTGGACCGCGTCGGCGTGCCGCTGCTGCTCCGCGAGGCGATGGCCGAGCGCATGGCCGGGCTGACCTCGGCGGCGGTGCGGACGGTGCAGGTCGCCGCGGTGCTCCGGGTCCCCGCCGGCGAGCAGCTGATCACCGCGGCCGGCGGCGACTCCTCCGGCCTGGGGGAGGCACTTCGGGCCGGGGTCCTGCACGAGGATCCGGGCGGCCGATACGGCTTCCGCCATGCGCTGGCCCAGCAGGCGGTGTACGATGCGATCCCCGGTCCCGAACGTCGCTCGGCACATGAGCGCGTGATGGCCGCGCTGGCCGCCATGGACTCCCCGCCACTGGTCCAGCTCGCCTTCCACGCTCGGCAGGCCGGCGACATCGAGGCATGGCTGCGGCACGGGACCGCCGCGGCCCACCGCGCCGCCGCGCTCGGCGACAACGCCATGGCCATCGAGATCATCGAGGACATGCTCGACGATCCCGACCTGCCGCCCGCCGAGCGCGCGCCGCTGGCGCTCAAGCTGAGCCGGTTCGCCAGGACCGGCCTGTCGCACCAGCGGGTCGTGCGCATGCTGCGGCACGTCCTGCGCGACGACTTCCTCTCCCCGGAGGCGCGCGCGGAGGCGCGCCTGGACCTCGGGCTCGTGCTGTCCAACCAGGCGGGCGACACCGCCGGCGGCCGACCCGAGATCATGACCGCCGTCGAGGAGCTCACCGACCAGCCGTCCCTGGCGGCGCGCGGCCTCGCCTGCCTCGCCCTGCCGGGCTGGGGCACCGAGTCGCTGCCCCAGCACGAGCAGTGGATGGCCCGGGCCGAGGCGCTGGTCGCGGACGGGGACAACCCCGAGCTGTCCACGGCCGTCCTGGTCAACCGGGCGTCCTTCCAGGCGGCCATCGGCGCCAAGGACGCCTTCGCCGTCGCCGAGACCCTCCCGGTCGGCGACAACCGGCTGGCCGTCCGGCGCGAGATCACCCGCGGGTACGCCAACCTGTACGACTCGCTGATCACGCTCGGGCTGTTCACCGAGGCCGAGCGGGCCGCGCGCGAGGGACGGCGGCTGGCCGTGGAGACCGGCGCGGAGTACTGCGCCTACCTCATCGACGTCTCCTCGATCCGCATGGAATGGCTGACCGGCAGGTGGGAGGGCCTGCGCGAGCGCGCCATCGCGATGAGCGACGTGGTCGCGGGCACCCCGCAGATCGCGGTGGACGTCTGGCTGGTCCTCGGCATGCTGGCGCTGGCGACCGGCGAGTGGGACGAGGCCGCGCGGCACTTCCAGGGCGCCGGGCTCGACGCGCCGGACAACGGGTACGTGCCCATCGTCGAGACCGCCGCCGCCGGGATGCTCGAGCTGCACCTGGCCAGGGGCGCGCTGGACGACGCCGTCGCCGAGGTCGAGCGCGCGATCTTCCGGCTGCGCCGCAAGGCCGTGTGGGTCTGGGGCGCGCACCTGATCGCGCCCGCCGTCACCGCGCTGGGCTTCGCGGGCCGGCTGGAGGAGGCGGCCGACCTGGTGGAGGAGTACGCCGCCGGCATCGCCGGCCGCATGGCCCCCAACGCGCACGCCGCCCTGGACGCCGCCCGCGGCGCCCTCGCCTCGGCCGGGGGGTGCCACGACGAGGCCGCCGCCCACTACGCCCGCGCCCGCGAGGCGTACGCGGAGATGCCCCAGCCGTACGCGGCGGCGCACGCCGGCGAGGGGGAGGCCAGGTCGAGGCTCGCCCGCGGCGACACCGGCGCCGGCGCGGCCTTCGCCGACATCGCCGAGCGGTACGGGGAACTGGGCGCCACGCACGACGCCGCCCGATGTCGCCGCGTGCTGCGGGACATCGGGGTGGAGGTGCAGTTGCCGCGCGGACGCCGGGCCAAGACCAGCGCGCTCTCGCAGCGGGAGACCGAGGTGGCCCGGCTGGTCGCACTCGGGCGGACGAACAAGGAGATCGCCGACGTGCTGTTCCTGTCCACCCGCACGGTGGAGAGCCACGTCGCGACCGTGCTGCGCAAGCTCGGCGTCCGGTCGCGGACCGAGGTGGCGCCGCCGAGCTGA
- a CDS encoding M4 family metallopeptidase, with the protein MRRRALYAVTAGLAIVAVAAPATPAAAKPPPGFTATPLAADPLQLATSAADRAVASQLDDLRRGADEVFSRTGVTPGVGGSFYATYERTYKGLPVIGGDAVVVTDSAGRVKDTVSASGATIGLATKATVTADKALETAKTRLDRVDDSRAPRLVVLAWGGQHRLAWEATVAGIASGKPSIQHVFVDARTGAIADSYDDVRAGTGNSYYNGQVTIQTSGSSGSYSMTDTTRSGIRCGGQNGSAYTKSTDSWGNGSGTNLETACVDALYAVQREWDMLRDWLNRSGINGSGGGFPARVGLADVNAYWNGSYTNFGHSQDNQRQATPIDVVAHEFGHAIFQTTPGGAGSGNENGGINEGTGDIFGALTEAYANNPNDPPDYQVGEEVNLVGSGPIRYMYNPQTNGDPNCYTSAIPNTEVHSAAGPLNHWFYLLAEGTNPGGGKPTSPVCTGPSSLTGISIQKAGKIYMGALQRKTSSWRYVNIRTASLAAAVELYGANSPECAATKAAWTAVQVPAQSGEAACTSNPGQDFSLSVNPTSGNVTAGGSATTTVATQTTSGATQTVALTASGLPSGATATFNPTSVTSGGSSTLTISTSASTPNGSYQITVTGTGNGTGTPSHTATYTLNVGTTGGRTFTNDTNFTINDFATINSPVTSTASGTAVSPVKLNVTISHTCAEDLSIRLRGPSGTYYTVKSVGTGSCTSFGTRTYSVPVSQQASGTWTLQVTDNYSQDTGFLDSWSITV; encoded by the coding sequence ATGAGGCGCAGAGCTCTGTACGCGGTCACCGCAGGTCTGGCCATCGTGGCCGTCGCGGCGCCCGCCACCCCCGCGGCAGCCAAGCCACCCCCCGGGTTCACGGCCACCCCCCTGGCCGCCGACCCCCTCCAGCTCGCCACCTCGGCGGCCGACAGGGCCGTGGCCAGCCAGTTGGACGACCTCCGCAGAGGCGCCGACGAGGTGTTCAGCCGCACCGGCGTGACCCCCGGCGTCGGCGGCTCGTTCTACGCGACCTACGAGCGGACCTACAAGGGCCTGCCCGTGATCGGCGGAGACGCGGTCGTGGTCACCGACTCGGCGGGCCGCGTGAAGGACACCGTCTCCGCGAGCGGCGCGACCATCGGCCTTGCCACCAAGGCCACGGTGACCGCCGACAAGGCGCTGGAGACCGCGAAGACCCGGCTGGACCGGGTGGACGACAGCCGCGCGCCGCGCCTCGTCGTGCTGGCCTGGGGCGGTCAGCACCGCCTGGCCTGGGAGGCCACGGTCGCGGGCATCGCCTCCGGCAAGCCCAGCATCCAGCACGTCTTCGTCGACGCCAGGACCGGCGCGATCGCCGACTCCTACGACGACGTGCGCGCCGGCACCGGCAACAGCTACTACAACGGCCAGGTCACCATCCAGACGAGCGGCTCCAGCGGCTCGTACTCGATGACCGACACCACGCGCAGCGGCATCCGCTGCGGCGGCCAGAACGGCTCGGCCTACACCAAGAGCACCGACTCCTGGGGCAACGGCTCGGGCACGAACCTGGAGACCGCCTGCGTCGACGCCCTGTACGCGGTGCAGCGCGAGTGGGACATGCTCCGCGACTGGCTGAACCGCAGCGGCATCAACGGCAGCGGCGGCGGCTTCCCGGCCCGCGTCGGCCTCGCCGACGTCAACGCCTACTGGAACGGCAGCTACACCAACTTCGGCCACAGCCAGGACAACCAGCGCCAGGCCACGCCGATCGACGTGGTGGCGCACGAGTTCGGCCACGCCATCTTCCAGACCACCCCGGGCGGCGCCGGCTCCGGCAACGAGAACGGCGGCATCAACGAGGGCACCGGCGACATCTTCGGCGCGCTGACCGAGGCGTACGCCAACAACCCGAACGACCCGCCGGACTACCAGGTCGGCGAGGAGGTCAACCTCGTCGGCTCCGGCCCGATCCGGTACATGTACAACCCGCAGACCAACGGCGACCCGAACTGCTACACCTCGGCGATCCCGAACACCGAGGTCCACTCGGCGGCCGGCCCGCTGAACCACTGGTTCTACCTGCTCGCCGAGGGCACCAACCCCGGCGGCGGCAAGCCGACCAGCCCGGTCTGCACCGGCCCGTCCTCGCTGACCGGCATCAGCATCCAGAAGGCCGGCAAGATCTACATGGGCGCGCTGCAGCGGAAGACCTCCAGCTGGCGGTACGTCAACATCCGCACCGCCTCGCTGGCCGCGGCCGTGGAACTGTACGGCGCCAACAGCCCTGAGTGCGCCGCCACCAAGGCCGCCTGGACCGCCGTCCAGGTCCCCGCCCAGTCGGGTGAGGCCGCCTGCACCAGCAACCCCGGCCAGGACTTCTCCCTGTCGGTCAACCCGACCTCCGGGAACGTCACCGCGGGCGGCTCGGCGACCACCACCGTCGCCACGCAGACGACCTCCGGCGCCACGCAGACCGTCGCCCTCACCGCCAGCGGCCTGCCGTCCGGCGCGACCGCGACCTTCAACCCGACCTCGGTGACCTCGGGCGGCTCCTCGACGCTGACCATCTCCACCTCGGCGTCCACGCCCAACGGCAGCTACCAGATCACCGTGACGGGCACCGGCAACGGCACCGGCACCCCGAGCCACACGGCGACCTACACGCTGAACGTGGGGACCACCGGCGGCCGGACGTTCACCAACGACACCAACTTCACCATCAACGACTTCGCGACGATCAACAGCCCGGTCACCTCGACCGCGAGCGGCACCGCCGTCTCGCCGGTCAAGCTGAACGTGACGATCTCGCACACCTGCGCCGAGGACCTCTCGATCCGCCTGCGCGGCCCGAGCGGGACCTACTACACCGTCAAGAGCGTCGGTACCGGGTCCTGCACCTCCTTCGGCACCCGCACCTACTCGGTTCCAGTCAGTCAGCAGGCGTCCGGAACATGGACTCTGCAGGTGACGGACAACTACTCCCAGGACACTGGCTTCCTGGACAGTTGGAGCATCACCGTCTGA
- a CDS encoding GNAT family N-acetyltransferase produces MIDPKDRPSVADMPVRRLGVDDLRDCLLLAIDRKWLPEEAKWRLLFEVGEVYGIDDPEGGLAGTVVLSRYGPRLGAVSMVLVATRYGRMGLGGRLMRHLIRQAGDATLFLTATEYGRGLYEKLGFTAVGTVVTHIGQLRPEPEDFKQDGVRPARETDLEAIGRLDLRASGAPRAEVIRRLPRFAERTRVAERAGEVTGFGAAWRNVDNVVVGPVIAASTAMARALIAELTADLHGPVRLDVDTRHRALAEWVSSRGAVPAFSTTLMTYGGDLPGDRARLYTPVMQALG; encoded by the coding sequence GTGATCGATCCGAAGGACCGGCCGAGCGTCGCGGACATGCCCGTCCGCAGGCTCGGAGTCGACGACCTGCGCGACTGCCTGCTCCTCGCCATCGACAGGAAATGGCTGCCCGAGGAGGCCAAGTGGCGGCTGCTGTTCGAGGTCGGCGAGGTCTACGGCATCGACGACCCCGAGGGCGGCCTCGCGGGCACGGTCGTGCTCTCCCGCTACGGGCCCCGCCTCGGCGCGGTCAGCATGGTCCTGGTCGCCACCCGGTACGGCCGCATGGGGCTCGGCGGCCGGCTCATGCGCCACCTCATCCGCCAGGCCGGCGACGCCACGCTGTTCCTGACCGCCACCGAGTACGGCAGAGGGCTGTACGAGAAGCTCGGCTTCACCGCGGTCGGCACGGTCGTCACCCACATCGGCCAGTTGCGGCCCGAACCGGAGGACTTCAAGCAGGACGGCGTCCGCCCCGCCCGCGAGACCGACCTGGAGGCGATCGGCCGCCTGGACCTGCGGGCCTCCGGCGCGCCGCGCGCCGAGGTCATCCGCCGCCTGCCGCGCTTCGCCGAACGGACCCGCGTCGCCGAGCGCGCGGGCGAGGTCACCGGCTTCGGCGCCGCGTGGCGCAACGTCGACAACGTCGTGGTCGGACCGGTGATCGCGGCGAGCACGGCCATGGCGCGCGCCCTCATCGCCGAACTGACCGCCGACCTCCACGGCCCCGTGCGCCTGGACGTCGACACCCGCCACCGCGCCCTGGCCGAATGGGTCTCCTCCCGCGGCGCCGTCCCCGCCTTCAGCACCACGCTGATGACCTACGGCGGGGACCTGCCCGGCGACCGCGCCCGCCTGTACACGCCCGTCATGCAGGCCCTCGGCTGA
- a CDS encoding aminotransferase-like domain-containing protein → MDSAPRPRRPDAAELPEAEVIDAFGDWATGTGPLYRRLADGVRRAIEDGALPPGQRIPAERQLAASLRLSRTTVVAAYDVLREAGLIESRTGSGTRVAAGVRTRRDVTDGRVPGGKASSIYQRLIDGPAQVISLTRSAEGAVPELAQALRELAAGDLSAAFDEPGYHPSGLPALREAIAVYLTGTGLPTTPAQVLVTTGSHQALVLVSELYLRQGSTALAESPGWPCCLDVYRARGARVVTVPIDDDGPDVTAMAAAFAARRPDLVYLMPTFHNPTGVLTSASRRRAIAELSSRHEVPILEDNAYIAHTGQGDTPGLLAAYAPAGAEVLSAGSLAKVVWAGLRIGWVRGPSEIVERLARRKAFADLGSPVIDQMLAARLLPRLTEIQAARNPVREERLAHAEKLLRERLPSWSWRRPAGGSGLWIELPGTDAAEFAHVALRHGVEIVPGAITDPTGRHDHYLRLPFTFSPEVLDGVVERLAGAWAEFTRRGPAARDGRAGAGPAAGPR, encoded by the coding sequence ATGGACTCCGCACCGCGCCCCCGCCGTCCCGACGCCGCCGAACTGCCGGAGGCCGAGGTGATCGACGCCTTCGGCGACTGGGCCACCGGAACGGGACCCCTCTACCGGCGCCTGGCCGACGGCGTCCGCCGGGCCATCGAGGACGGCGCCCTGCCACCCGGCCAGCGCATCCCCGCGGAACGGCAGCTCGCCGCGAGCCTGCGCCTCAGCCGCACCACGGTCGTGGCCGCCTACGACGTCCTGCGCGAGGCCGGGCTGATCGAGAGCAGGACCGGCAGCGGCACGCGCGTCGCCGCCGGCGTCCGGACCCGCCGCGACGTCACCGACGGGCGCGTGCCGGGCGGCAAGGCGTCCTCGATCTACCAGCGGCTCATCGACGGGCCCGCCCAGGTGATCTCGCTGACCCGTTCCGCCGAGGGCGCGGTCCCCGAGCTGGCGCAGGCCCTGCGCGAGCTCGCCGCGGGCGACCTGTCCGCCGCCTTCGACGAGCCCGGATACCACCCCTCCGGGCTGCCCGCGCTGCGCGAGGCCATCGCGGTCTACCTGACCGGCACCGGCCTGCCCACCACGCCCGCCCAGGTGCTCGTCACGACCGGCTCGCACCAGGCGCTCGTCCTGGTCTCCGAGCTCTACCTGCGCCAGGGGAGCACCGCGCTGGCCGAGTCCCCGGGCTGGCCCTGCTGCCTGGACGTGTACCGCGCGCGGGGCGCCCGCGTCGTGACGGTCCCCATCGACGACGACGGGCCGGACGTGACCGCCATGGCGGCGGCGTTCGCCGCGCGCAGGCCGGACCTCGTGTACCTGATGCCCACCTTCCACAACCCCACGGGCGTGCTCACCAGCGCCTCGCGCAGGCGCGCGATCGCCGAGCTCTCCTCCCGGCACGAGGTGCCGATCCTGGAGGACAACGCCTACATCGCCCACACCGGCCAGGGCGACACGCCAGGGCTGCTCGCCGCCTACGCCCCCGCCGGCGCGGAGGTGCTGTCGGCGGGCTCGCTGGCCAAGGTCGTCTGGGCCGGGCTGCGCATCGGCTGGGTGCGCGGGCCCTCGGAGATCGTCGAGCGGCTGGCCCGCAGGAAGGCGTTCGCCGACCTCGGCAGCCCCGTCATCGACCAGATGCTCGCGGCCAGGCTCCTGCCCCGGCTCACCGAGATCCAGGCCGCGAGGAACCCCGTGCGCGAGGAGCGCCTGGCGCACGCGGAGAAGCTGCTGCGCGAACGCCTGCCGTCCTGGTCCTGGCGCCGCCCGGCGGGCGGCAGCGGCCTGTGGATCGAGCTGCCGGGCACCGACGCCGCCGAGTTCGCCCACGTGGCCCTGCGCCACGGCGTGGAGATCGTGCCCGGCGCGATCACCGACCCCACCGGCCGCCACGACCACTACCTGCGCCTGCCGTTCACCTTCTCCCCGGAGGTCCTCGACGGGGTGGTGGAGCGCCTGGCCGGGGCCTGGGCGGAGTTCACACGGCGGGGTCCCGCGGCACGGGACGGCCGCGCGGGCGCAGGCCCAGCAGCAGGCCCGCGATGA
- a CDS encoding CDP-glycerol glycerophosphotransferase family protein, with amino-acid sequence MATGATPAQAGDLVADRLRTAQDLYDKGEPLDALIAAVHSGGLSRTQRRRLHAGALNGPLGLRLETAAKRDATRLRQAVDLLRDYLADVDTPVKRALPVARRLAVHLVENRDPAMLAESGELAVLAAASSEPFKRVRKGLTWYAVLPVEAPRSLFRLRRSDLVPVTEVSDVSWHDGRLRVTGHAYLAGLSVRSRRFNRATVVLRGPRWVPPISARTRRVHCPAATQGAADPGCNYDWAGFVAEIRPWSLRWRAGIRATLHAVKRFLRRRPAVPETTTWRADILIWSRAARATGAVRGPTMGRTERPPGLRVRPGWWVRPAWTSDRALQIVLQPTRAELTGVVHDGDHIELRGLLPGAAVTKGRARLGGHRIAADFTPAEGGTGFSVALPIPALMKERDARRLWIEPKGDPAAPVMMDDDAETRVGLDRSEVTVLRDRRDRVVVSAHRVWPVITSATWGEDGALTLAGTYPDPDPGPRELVLRQRAGLTYHLRLQRSGPDFTARVAPGAMPRFGATVALASGAWSLSIAGGKGTTAPLRVDHRLLDALDEDVHIVDGREYRLVATRFDVPVLVAAEHVPDEEKGAVGLWSTRRVHYPAERRRELRDATVYVSFDGRSYSDNARAVYEERLRRGDDREHIWVVRDGAFVPPDSAGLGLAPGITPTVVREGSREHYTALARARHVMTNTLLPQWFRAREDQVVVQTWHGSPLKRVGLDLRHMTREPRPPAWYRQAAEVANWDLLVTQSPWSSGVLRRAFGYGGEVLESGNPRNDVLMAGDRAELAAAVRRSLGVPPGRRVVLYAPTWRDHDRRNASVRLDLGEARRVLGRDHILLVRGHPMQASPSAPGLVVPGPSSVIRPGPMTRESTFAIDVTTYPDMADLLLIADVLITDYSSVIFDFAVTRRPIVFFGHDLERYRTTRGLYLDLRTEGPGPLLTDAADVVEAVRLIDALAGDYTDRYEEFVRAYAPRDDGKATARVVDQVFTPDS; translated from the coding sequence ATGGCCACCGGTGCCACGCCCGCGCAGGCCGGCGACCTGGTCGCCGATCGGCTGCGGACCGCCCAGGACCTGTATGACAAGGGAGAGCCGCTCGACGCGCTGATCGCGGCCGTCCACTCCGGTGGCCTGTCGCGGACGCAGCGCAGGCGCCTGCACGCCGGGGCGCTGAACGGCCCGCTCGGCCTGCGCCTGGAGACGGCCGCCAAGAGGGACGCCACCCGCCTGCGCCAGGCCGTCGACCTGCTGCGCGACTACCTCGCCGACGTCGACACCCCGGTCAAGCGCGCGCTGCCGGTGGCGCGCCGCCTCGCCGTCCACCTCGTCGAGAACCGCGACCCCGCCATGCTGGCGGAGAGCGGCGAGCTGGCCGTGCTCGCGGCGGCGAGCTCCGAGCCGTTCAAGCGGGTGCGCAAGGGCCTGACCTGGTACGCCGTCCTGCCCGTCGAGGCGCCGCGCTCGCTGTTCCGGCTGCGCCGCTCCGACCTCGTGCCGGTCACCGAGGTGTCGGACGTCTCCTGGCACGACGGAAGGCTGCGCGTCACCGGCCACGCCTACCTGGCCGGGCTCTCGGTGCGCAGCCGCCGGTTCAACCGCGCGACGGTCGTGCTGCGCGGCCCGCGCTGGGTGCCGCCGATCTCCGCCCGCACCCGCCGCGTCCACTGTCCCGCGGCCACCCAGGGAGCCGCCGACCCTGGCTGCAACTACGACTGGGCCGGGTTCGTCGCCGAGATCCGGCCGTGGTCGCTGCGCTGGCGGGCCGGCATCCGCGCGACGCTGCACGCCGTCAAGCGGTTCCTGCGCCGCCGCCCCGCCGTCCCGGAGACCACCACCTGGCGTGCCGACATCCTGATCTGGAGCCGGGCGGCGCGGGCGACCGGCGCGGTGCGCGGCCCCACCATGGGGCGCACCGAGCGCCCGCCCGGGCTGAGGGTGCGTCCCGGCTGGTGGGTGCGCCCGGCCTGGACGTCCGACCGCGCCCTGCAGATCGTGCTCCAGCCGACCAGGGCCGAGCTGACCGGCGTCGTCCACGACGGCGACCACATCGAGCTGCGGGGTCTCCTGCCGGGCGCGGCGGTGACCAAGGGCAGGGCCCGCCTCGGCGGGCACCGCATCGCCGCCGACTTCACCCCTGCCGAGGGCGGCACCGGCTTCTCGGTGGCGCTCCCCATCCCGGCCCTGATGAAGGAGCGCGACGCCCGCAGGCTGTGGATCGAGCCCAAGGGCGACCCCGCCGCCCCGGTCATGATGGACGACGACGCCGAGACCCGCGTCGGCCTGGACCGCAGCGAGGTCACCGTCCTGCGCGACCGCCGCGACCGGGTCGTGGTGTCGGCGCACCGCGTCTGGCCGGTGATCACCTCCGCCACGTGGGGCGAGGACGGCGCGCTCACCCTCGCCGGCACCTACCCCGATCCCGATCCCGGGCCGCGCGAGCTGGTGCTGCGCCAGCGCGCCGGCCTGACCTACCACCTGCGCCTCCAGCGGTCGGGCCCGGACTTCACGGCGCGCGTCGCGCCGGGGGCGATGCCGAGGTTCGGCGCGACCGTGGCGCTGGCGTCGGGCGCCTGGAGCCTGTCGATCGCGGGCGGCAAGGGCACCACCGCGCCCCTGCGGGTGGACCACCGCCTGCTCGACGCCCTGGACGAGGACGTCCACATCGTGGACGGCCGGGAGTACCGCCTGGTGGCGACCCGTTTCGACGTCCCGGTGCTGGTCGCGGCCGAGCACGTCCCCGACGAGGAGAAGGGCGCGGTCGGGCTGTGGTCGACGCGCCGCGTCCACTACCCGGCCGAGCGCCGCCGCGAGCTGCGTGACGCCACCGTGTACGTCTCCTTCGACGGGAGGTCGTACTCCGACAACGCGCGCGCGGTGTACGAGGAGCGGCTGCGCCGGGGCGACGACCGCGAGCACATCTGGGTGGTCAGGGACGGCGCCTTCGTGCCGCCGGACTCCGCGGGGCTCGGTCTCGCGCCGGGGATCACGCCCACGGTCGTCCGCGAGGGCAGCCGCGAGCACTACACCGCGCTGGCCCGCGCGCGGCACGTCATGACCAACACGTTGCTGCCGCAGTGGTTCCGCGCCCGTGAGGACCAGGTCGTCGTGCAGACCTGGCACGGCAGCCCGCTCAAGCGCGTGGGCCTGGACCTGCGTCACATGACCCGCGAGCCGAGGCCGCCCGCGTGGTACCGCCAGGCGGCCGAGGTCGCGAACTGGGATCTCCTGGTCACCCAGAGCCCGTGGTCCTCGGGGGTGCTGCGGCGGGCGTTCGGGTACGGCGGCGAGGTGCTGGAGTCCGGCAACCCGCGCAACGACGTGCTGATGGCGGGCGACCGCGCCGAGCTCGCCGCGGCCGTGCGGCGGAGCCTGGGCGTCCCGCCGGGCAGGCGGGTGGTCCTGTACGCCCCCACCTGGCGCGACCATGATCGCAGGAACGCCTCGGTGCGGCTGGACCTGGGCGAGGCGCGGCGGGTTCTGGGCCGTGACCACATCCTGCTGGTGCGCGGGCATCCGATGCAGGCGTCCCCGTCGGCGCCCGGGCTGGTGGTGCCGGGACCGTCGTCGGTGATCAGGCCCGGGCCGATGACCCGTGAGTCCACCTTCGCCATCGATGTCACGACTTATCCCGACATGGCGGATCTGTTGTTGATCGCCGACGTGCTGATCACCGACTACTCCTCCGTGATCTTCGACTTCGCCGTCACCCGGCGGCCGATCGTCTTCTTCGGCCACGACCTGGAGCGTTACCGCACCACGCGCGGCCTCTATCTCGACCTGCGCACCGAAGGGCCCGGCCCCCTGCTCACCGACGCGGCGGACGTCGTCGAGGCGGTGCGCCTGATCGACGCGCTCGCCGGCGACTACACCGACCGTTACGAAGAGTTCGTGCGCGCCTATGCGCCCCGCGATGACGGGAAGGCGACCGCGCGCGTGGTGGACCAGGTGTTCACGCCCGATTCCTGA